Proteins from a genomic interval of Sphingomonas sp. Y38-1Y:
- a CDS encoding type II secretion system F family protein — translation MPTGTGPTLLGFDVYLVATLLSAVAALATIMAIYAAVSIRDPMAKRVKALNDRREQLKAGITASTSKRRAKLVQKHETADKIRDFLQSLKVLQDEQLKVAQRKLLQAGIRSKDWAVAVIFGRLVMPIIIGGPMLYWVYGTDGFADWSPLKAYGLVAMTFIGAYKAPDLYLQNKIKKRSDAIRKGLPDALDLLVICAEAGLTVDAAFHRVARELGRAYPELGEEFSLTAIELGFLTDRRQAFENLATRVDLEAVKGVVTTMIQTEKYGTPLASALRVLSAEFRNERMMRAEEKAARLPAIMTVPLILFILPTLFVVILGPAACDINDALLAG, via the coding sequence ATGCCAACCGGAACCGGCCCCACGCTCCTCGGCTTCGACGTCTATCTCGTCGCCACGCTCCTGTCCGCGGTCGCCGCGCTTGCGACGATAATGGCGATCTATGCCGCGGTCAGCATCCGCGACCCGATGGCCAAGCGCGTCAAGGCACTGAACGACCGCCGCGAACAGCTCAAGGCGGGCATCACCGCCTCCACCAGCAAGCGCCGCGCGAAGCTCGTCCAGAAGCACGAGACCGCGGACAAGATCCGCGACTTCCTCCAGTCGCTCAAGGTTCTTCAGGACGAACAGCTCAAGGTCGCGCAGCGCAAGCTGCTCCAGGCGGGCATCCGCTCGAAGGATTGGGCGGTCGCGGTCATCTTCGGGCGGCTGGTGATGCCGATCATCATCGGCGGACCGATGCTCTACTGGGTCTATGGTACCGACGGCTTTGCCGACTGGTCGCCGCTCAAGGCCTATGGCCTTGTCGCGATGACCTTCATCGGCGCGTACAAGGCGCCGGACCTCTACCTCCAGAACAAGATCAAGAAGCGTTCGGACGCGATCCGCAAGGGGCTTCCCGACGCGCTCGACCTGCTCGTCATCTGTGCCGAGGCGGGCCTGACCGTCGACGCCGCCTTCCACCGCGTCGCGCGCGAGCTCGGCCGCGCCTATCCCGAGCTTGGCGAGGAGTTCTCGCTGACCGCGATCGAATTGGGCTTCCTCACCGACCGGCGTCAGGCGTTCGAGAATCTCGCGACGCGTGTCGACCTGGAGGCGGTGAAGGGCGTGGTCACGACGATGATCCAGACCGAGAAATACGGCACCCCCCTCGCCTCCGCGTTGCGCGTCCTGTCGGCCGAGTTCCGCAACGAGCGGATGATGCGCGCCGAGGAAAAGGCCGCCCGCCTCCCCGCGATCATGACGGTGCCGCTGATCCTGTTCATCCTGCCGACGCTGTTCGTCGTCATCCTCGGCCCCGCGGCCTGCGACATCAACGACGCCCTCTTGGCCGGTTGA
- a CDS encoding helicase HerA-like domain-containing protein, which yields MADGSIFIGAGAGGADPQALVLKRANRHGLIAGATGTGKTVTLQGLVEGFSDAGVPVFVADVKGDLSGLAMAGSPQSKGHAIFAERAAEVGETDWSYRECPVQFWDLFGEQGHPIRTTVSEMGPLLLARLMGLNETQEGVLSIAFHLADEEGLLLLDLDDLQAMLAECANRADEISTTYGNVSKPSVGAIQRQLLQLRGQGGEHFFGEPALDIADFMSLDDAGRGMVNILAADKLMASPRLYASFLLWLLSELFETLPEVGDPDKPKLVFFFDEAHLLFDDAPPALLEKVEQVVRLIRSKGVGVYFVTQNPIDIPESVAGQLGNRVQHALRAFTPRDEKAVRAAAETFRANPDVDVATAITELKVGEALVSLLQPDGAPSPVSRTLIKPPRSRVGPVTAVERGVLIQTDTVGTKYDERIDRESAEELLAAKAGEAAAAAAQAKAAVDGEKAKAAEAKEQARLVKEAERTRIAAQKDADRAAREEDRARRAAEREAANSPWNKAVTSATRAASSTVGRTVANEVTKAVFGSSRRGGGGGIGAKILRGVLGGLFRG from the coding sequence ATGGCGGACGGGTCGATCTTCATCGGGGCGGGCGCGGGCGGTGCCGATCCACAGGCGCTGGTACTCAAGCGCGCCAACCGACACGGCCTGATCGCGGGCGCCACCGGCACCGGCAAGACCGTGACGCTGCAGGGGCTGGTCGAGGGGTTCTCCGACGCCGGCGTCCCCGTCTTCGTCGCCGACGTGAAGGGCGACCTGTCCGGCCTTGCCATGGCCGGTTCGCCGCAATCCAAGGGCCACGCGATCTTCGCCGAACGCGCGGCCGAGGTCGGCGAGACCGACTGGTCGTATCGCGAGTGCCCGGTCCAGTTCTGGGACCTGTTCGGTGAGCAAGGCCATCCGATCCGCACCACCGTCAGCGAGATGGGGCCGCTGCTGCTCGCGCGGCTGATGGGCCTCAACGAAACGCAAGAAGGCGTGTTGTCGATCGCCTTCCACCTCGCCGACGAGGAGGGGTTGCTGCTCCTTGACCTCGACGATCTTCAGGCGATGCTGGCGGAATGCGCCAACCGCGCCGACGAAATCTCCACCACCTATGGCAATGTCAGCAAGCCAAGCGTCGGCGCGATCCAGCGCCAACTGCTGCAACTGCGCGGGCAGGGCGGCGAGCATTTCTTCGGCGAGCCGGCGCTCGACATCGCCGACTTCATGAGCCTGGACGATGCGGGCCGGGGTATGGTCAACATCCTCGCCGCCGACAAGCTGATGGCGAGCCCGCGGCTCTACGCCAGCTTCCTCCTGTGGCTGCTGTCCGAATTGTTCGAGACGCTCCCGGAGGTTGGCGATCCCGATAAGCCCAAGCTCGTCTTCTTCTTCGACGAGGCGCATCTGCTGTTCGACGACGCGCCGCCTGCCTTGCTCGAGAAGGTCGAGCAGGTGGTGCGGCTGATCCGGTCAAAGGGGGTCGGCGTCTATTTCGTCACGCAGAACCCGATCGACATTCCCGAGAGCGTCGCGGGGCAGCTCGGGAATCGCGTCCAGCATGCGCTGCGTGCGTTCACCCCGCGCGACGAGAAGGCGGTGCGTGCCGCGGCAGAGACGTTCCGCGCCAATCCCGATGTCGACGTCGCGACCGCGATCACCGAGCTGAAGGTGGGCGAGGCGCTCGTGTCACTGCTCCAGCCGGATGGCGCGCCGTCGCCCGTGTCGCGCACGCTCATCAAGCCGCCGCGCAGCCGGGTGGGGCCGGTCACCGCGGTGGAACGCGGCGTGCTGATCCAGACCGACACCGTCGGCACCAAATATGATGAGCGGATCGATCGCGAGTCGGCCGAGGAACTGCTCGCCGCCAAGGCAGGCGAGGCGGCGGCCGCCGCCGCTCAGGCCAAGGCCGCGGTTGACGGCGAGAAGGCGAAGGCCGCCGAGGCGAAGGAACAGGCCCGCCTCGTCAAGGAAGCCGAGCGGACGCGCATCGCCGCGCAGAAGGACGCCGACCGCGCCGCGCGAGAGGAAGATCGCGCGCGCCGCGCTGCCGAGCGCGAAGCGGCGAACTCGCCCTGGAACAAGGCGGTGACCTCCGCCACGCGCGCGGCTTCGTCGACGGTCGGCCGGACGGTTGCCAACGAAGTGACCAAGGCGGTGTTCGGCTCCAGCCGCCGCGGCGGGGGCGGCGGCATCGGCGCGAAGATCCTGCGCGGCGTCCTTGGCGGGTTGTTCAGGGGCTAA
- a CDS encoding type II and III secretion system protein family protein has translation MKPLKRAIVALGLAAAPLALAAGAAPAAAQSVSAPEGTLQLATGRGRLVTVREPISDVFVAADGIADVTVRSPTQFWVFGKAAGETTVYAVTKSGKVAFSSNLRVGENIDSIGSMLRTAMPDAAITATPMNGLVLLTGTVAQPADAAEAERLAQAFLGEKTKVVSRLRTATPLQVNLQVKIAEVSRSFLKNIGSNLQTRDTTGGFQFNVASGRSIGSIGPADISNFPRLDASSLYGFPAGTLTLPFDTRRGQFVLPGTGTAFNFSNLKGTDRTALGLAGRLAGVDILGAIDLGETIGQVTTLAQPNLTALSGETASFLVGGEVPLVTQSGLGATNVQYKQYGVSLAYTPTVLADGRISLRVRPEVSQLSAAGAVVVDGTQIPALTTRRAETTVELGSGQSFMIAGLLRNDHDNQIEKAPGLGDLPVLGALFRSNGFRRQETELVIVVTPYLVKPVDANQIALPTDGYKTPSDVERVLLGQLESVGSGGSRPKPSMAPAPEPVPSIGVTSPAPAAAAPVQPVKRDKKAKGAVAAPGFSN, from the coding sequence ATGAAGCCACTCAAGCGGGCAATCGTCGCGCTCGGCCTGGCCGCCGCGCCGCTCGCGCTCGCCGCCGGTGCCGCGCCAGCCGCCGCCCAGAGCGTCAGCGCGCCGGAAGGCACGCTCCAGCTCGCCACCGGCCGCGGCCGCCTGGTGACGGTGCGCGAACCAATCAGCGACGTGTTCGTCGCCGCCGACGGGATCGCCGATGTCACGGTGCGCTCGCCCACCCAATTCTGGGTGTTCGGCAAGGCGGCGGGCGAGACCACGGTCTATGCCGTCACCAAGTCGGGCAAGGTCGCCTTTTCCAGCAATCTGCGCGTCGGCGAGAACATCGACTCGATTGGCTCGATGCTGCGCACCGCGATGCCGGATGCGGCGATCACCGCGACGCCGATGAACGGCCTCGTCCTCCTGACCGGCACTGTCGCCCAGCCCGCCGATGCGGCGGAGGCCGAGCGGCTGGCGCAGGCATTCCTGGGCGAGAAGACCAAGGTCGTCTCGCGCCTTCGCACCGCGACGCCGCTTCAGGTCAACCTTCAGGTCAAGATCGCCGAAGTCAGCCGCAGCTTCCTCAAGAACATCGGCTCGAACCTTCAGACGCGCGACACGACCGGCGGCTTCCAGTTCAACGTCGCCTCGGGCCGCTCGATCGGCTCGATCGGGCCGGCGGACATCTCGAACTTCCCGCGGCTCGACGCCTCGTCGCTCTACGGCTTTCCCGCCGGCACCCTGACGCTGCCGTTCGACACGCGCCGCGGCCAGTTCGTGCTGCCGGGCACCGGCACCGCGTTCAACTTCTCGAACCTGAAGGGTACCGATCGCACCGCGCTCGGCCTGGCCGGGCGGCTTGCGGGCGTCGACATCCTCGGCGCGATCGACCTGGGCGAGACGATCGGCCAGGTGACGACGCTGGCGCAGCCCAACCTGACCGCGCTGTCGGGCGAGACCGCGTCGTTCCTGGTCGGCGGCGAAGTGCCGCTCGTCACGCAGAGCGGCCTGGGCGCCACCAACGTGCAGTACAAGCAATACGGCGTCAGCCTCGCCTACACGCCCACCGTGCTCGCCGACGGCCGCATCTCGCTGCGTGTCCGCCCGGAAGTGTCGCAGCTGTCGGCCGCCGGCGCAGTCGTCGTCGACGGCACGCAGATCCCGGCGCTGACCACGCGGCGCGCGGAGACGACGGTCGAACTGGGTTCGGGCCAGAGCTTCATGATCGCCGGCCTGCTGCGCAACGATCACGACAACCAGATCGAGAAGGCCCCGGGCCTGGGCGACCTGCCCGTGCTCGGCGCGCTGTTCCGCTCCAACGGCTTCCGCCGCCAGGAGACCGAACTCGTGATCGTCGTCACGCCGTATTTGGTGAAGCCGGTCGACGCGAACCAGATCGCGCTGCCGACCGACGGCTACAAGACGCCGAGCGACGTCGAACGCGTCCTGCTCGGCCAGCTCGAAAGCGTCGGCTCGGGCGGCTCGCGACCCAAGCCGTCGATGGCGCCGGCACCGGAGCCCGTGCCTTCGATCGGCGTCACCAGCCCTGCCCCCGCCGCCGCCGCGCCCGTCCAGCCGGTGAAGCGCGACAAGAAGGCCAAGGGCGCCGTCGCGGCCCCCGGCTTCAGCAATTGA
- a CDS encoding protease modulator HflC, whose protein sequence is MNLRLFRNPMAIGILLLAAVVLLANTISIVPETKQAVILRFQNPIQLVNQYQRGEQFGRTGAGIIARIPFVDRIVWIDKRVLDIELDNQPVLSTDQLRLEVDAFARFRVVNPLQAVISTGSTANTEERVADQLRPLLSSALRNELGKRRFATLLSPERGQVMDNIQVALDRVARQYGAEIVDVRIRKADLPSGSPLESALRRMATARRQEALTIEAQGLREAQIIRANADAEAARVYAASFGKDAEFYDFYRAMQSYRYSFGADGDQERGGTSIILSPQNDYLRAFTRGGRGN, encoded by the coding sequence ATGAATCTTCGCCTCTTTCGCAATCCGATGGCGATCGGCATCCTGCTGCTCGCCGCGGTCGTCCTGCTCGCCAACACGATTTCGATCGTGCCGGAGACCAAGCAGGCGGTGATCCTGCGCTTCCAGAACCCGATCCAGCTCGTCAACCAGTACCAGCGCGGCGAGCAGTTCGGTCGCACGGGCGCCGGCATCATCGCCCGCATCCCATTCGTCGATCGCATCGTCTGGATCGACAAGCGGGTGCTGGACATCGAACTCGACAACCAGCCGGTGCTGTCGACCGACCAGCTTCGTCTGGAGGTCGATGCGTTCGCGCGCTTCCGCGTCGTCAATCCGCTCCAAGCGGTGATCTCGACCGGCTCGACCGCCAACACCGAGGAGCGCGTCGCCGACCAGCTTCGCCCGCTCCTGTCTTCCGCGTTGCGCAACGAACTCGGCAAGCGCCGGTTCGCGACATTGCTCAGCCCCGAGCGCGGCCAGGTGATGGACAACATCCAGGTCGCGCTCGACCGCGTCGCCCGCCAGTACGGCGCCGAGATCGTCGACGTCCGCATCCGCAAGGCCGACCTGCCGAGCGGCAGCCCGCTCGAATCGGCACTCCGCCGGATGGCGACCGCACGCCGCCAGGAAGCGCTGACGATCGAGGCGCAGGGCCTTCGCGAGGCGCAGATCATCCGCGCCAATGCCGATGCAGAGGCCGCGCGCGTCTATGCCGCCAGCTTCGGCAAGGATGCCGAATTCTATGACTTCTACCGTGCGATGCAGTCCTATCGCTACAGCTTCGGCGCGGATGGGGATCAGGAGCGCGGCGGCACGTCGATCATCCTGTCGCCGCAGAACGACTATCTGCGCGCGTTCACCCGCGGCGGTCGCGGAAATTAA
- a CDS encoding protease modulator HflK has translation MGRIVRAGVLRSDNPKGPWGSGTGGNGGGGNGGDGGPRNPWAFPPEGRRGKPNATSLDEFLKRARGGGGGGGGFPGGNFQIPGGQNIWFIAIGLLVLVWIAFTSIHSIAPNEKGVVSLFGKYSTTLNPGIQMTLPAPVATVQKVDVQEARVEDFPQAATENLMLTEDQNIVDLAYSVRWNIQNAEDFAFQLANPRDTVRAVAESAMRAAVASASLNQAIGAGRTNIEADVQQRMQVILDEYNSGVRVLGVAIKQAVAPQAVDEDFKAVSASQQQAQANINQARAYAQQIVARAQGEAASFDKIYEQYRQAPDVTRRRLYYETMEAVLAKSNKTIVEAPGVTPYLPLPEVNGRRRETPPAVQEGTPAQPQATNPAPQGGQ, from the coding sequence ATGGGCCGGATCGTGCGTGCCGGCGTGCTTCGCAGCGACAACCCCAAGGGCCCATGGGGCAGCGGGACTGGCGGCAATGGCGGCGGCGGGAACGGCGGCGACGGCGGCCCGCGCAATCCCTGGGCATTCCCGCCCGAAGGTCGGCGCGGCAAGCCCAATGCGACGTCGCTGGACGAGTTCCTGAAGCGCGCGCGCGGCGGTGGCGGCGGGGGCGGTGGCTTTCCCGGCGGCAATTTCCAGATCCCCGGCGGCCAGAACATATGGTTCATCGCGATCGGTCTGCTCGTGCTCGTCTGGATCGCCTTCACCTCGATCCACTCGATCGCGCCCAACGAGAAGGGCGTGGTGTCGCTGTTCGGCAAATATTCGACGACGCTCAACCCTGGCATCCAGATGACGCTGCCCGCGCCTGTCGCGACCGTGCAGAAGGTCGACGTCCAAGAGGCGCGCGTCGAGGACTTTCCCCAGGCGGCGACCGAGAACCTGATGCTCACCGAGGATCAGAACATCGTCGATCTTGCCTATTCGGTGCGCTGGAACATCCAGAATGCCGAGGATTTCGCATTCCAGCTCGCCAACCCGCGCGATACCGTCCGCGCCGTGGCCGAAAGCGCGATGCGCGCCGCGGTCGCCAGCGCTTCGCTCAACCAGGCGATTGGCGCCGGCCGCACCAATATCGAGGCCGATGTGCAGCAGCGCATGCAGGTGATCCTCGACGAGTATAATTCGGGCGTCCGCGTGCTCGGCGTCGCGATCAAGCAGGCGGTCGCGCCGCAGGCCGTCGACGAGGATTTTAAGGCGGTCAGCGCCTCGCAGCAGCAGGCCCAGGCGAACATCAACCAGGCCCGCGCCTATGCGCAGCAGATCGTCGCGCGGGCGCAGGGTGAGGCTGCCTCGTTCGACAAGATCTACGAGCAGTATCGCCAGGCCCCCGACGTGACCCGCCGCCGCCTTTACTACGAGACGATGGAGGCGGTGCTCGCCAAGTCGAACAAGACGATCGTCGAGGCGCCGGGCGTCACGCCTTATCTGCCGCTGCCCGAAGTGAACGGCCGTCGTCGCGAGACGCCGCCTGCGGTTCAGGAGGGCACGCCCGCCCAGCCGCAAGCCACCAATCCGGCGCCGCAGGGAGGCCAGTGA
- a CDS encoding CpaD family pilus assembly protein — protein MRLSTAAILIAATALTACSGTKNRSLESVHQPVVSRADYALDMGVSGDGLAPGERERLAGWLGALNAGYGDRIAVDDGGNPDPRVREDVAAVAGRQGLLLVEGAPVTPGAVAPGAVRVVVTRMTASVPGCPDHSRTYQPNFGAHTSSDFGCGVNSNIAAMVAHPEDLVRGRTSDGTIDPLTATKPVQALRDKKPAVDQGLQAVRTSQSGAE, from the coding sequence ATGCGCCTTTCGACCGCCGCCATCCTGATCGCCGCCACGGCGCTGACGGCATGCTCGGGCACCAAGAACCGCAGCCTCGAATCCGTCCATCAGCCGGTGGTCAGCCGCGCCGACTATGCGCTCGACATGGGCGTCAGCGGCGATGGCCTCGCCCCCGGTGAGCGGGAGCGGCTGGCCGGCTGGCTCGGCGCGCTGAACGCGGGCTATGGCGATCGCATCGCGGTCGACGATGGCGGCAATCCCGATCCGCGCGTGCGCGAGGATGTCGCCGCGGTTGCCGGCCGTCAGGGCCTGCTGCTGGTGGAGGGTGCGCCGGTCACGCCGGGCGCCGTCGCGCCGGGCGCCGTCCGCGTCGTCGTGACGCGCATGACCGCGAGCGTGCCGGGCTGCCCCGATCACAGCCGCACCTATCAGCCCAATTTCGGCGCGCACACCTCGTCCGATTTCGGATGCGGCGTGAACAGCAACATCGCCGCGATGGTCGCGCATCCCGAGGATCTGGTCCGCGGGCGCACCAGCGACGGCACCATCGATCCGCTGACCGCGACCAAGCCCGTCCAGGCGCTTCGCGACAAGAAGCCCGCGGTCGATCAGGGGCTGCAAGCCGTGCGCACCAGCCAGTCGGGAGCCGAGTAA
- a CDS encoding pilus assembly protein CpaE, whose protein sequence is MNAPWNPARAGTRDPFVAFVCDENSAETMRQVAGEQGWAAEKVNKGGLRNAVQTLSVSASPQILFVDLSESGDPLNDINALAEVCEPGTVVIACGQVNDVRLYRDLVASGIHDYLLKPLNPDSLRETFAHAHTLLNAPKVVESAVERAHCGVAVVGTRGGVGASTLATSLAWLKSEKGGRTTALLDLDVHFGTGALALDLEPGRGLTDAIENPSRIDGLFIERAMVRASEKLAVLSAEAPIHSPVMTDGAAFYQLQEEIRSAFECTVVDLPRAMLVQYPHLVAELQAAVLVTEFTLAAARDAIRLLSWFKSNAPHVHVVVVANRVPAAAALEITRKDFESSIERKVDYVIPYDQKLCAQAAKLGKPMVEAGKGSKTVAPIGELSRALLAAGDAAAEGDAPKKAAKPVGGGSLMSKLTAKMPIKRKK, encoded by the coding sequence ATGAACGCGCCCTGGAACCCCGCGCGGGCCGGCACCCGCGATCCGTTCGTCGCCTTCGTCTGTGACGAGAATTCGGCCGAGACGATGCGTCAGGTCGCCGGCGAGCAAGGCTGGGCAGCCGAAAAGGTTAACAAGGGCGGCCTTCGCAACGCCGTCCAGACGCTGTCGGTGTCCGCGAGCCCGCAGATCCTGTTCGTCGACCTGTCCGAAAGCGGCGATCCGCTCAACGACATCAACGCGCTGGCCGAGGTGTGCGAACCAGGAACGGTCGTCATCGCGTGCGGCCAGGTCAACGACGTGCGCCTCTATCGCGACCTCGTCGCCAGCGGCATTCATGACTACCTGCTGAAGCCGCTCAACCCGGATTCGCTGCGCGAGACGTTCGCGCACGCCCACACGCTGCTCAACGCGCCCAAGGTCGTCGAGAGCGCGGTCGAGCGCGCGCATTGCGGCGTCGCCGTCGTCGGCACCCGCGGCGGTGTCGGCGCCTCGACGTTGGCGACTTCGCTGGCCTGGCTCAAGAGCGAGAAGGGCGGCCGCACGACCGCGCTGCTCGACCTCGATGTCCATTTCGGCACCGGCGCGCTGGCGCTCGACCTGGAGCCCGGCCGCGGCCTGACCGACGCGATCGAGAATCCCAGCCGCATCGACGGGCTGTTCATCGAGCGCGCGATGGTCCGCGCGTCGGAGAAGCTCGCGGTCCTGTCGGCCGAGGCGCCGATCCATTCGCCGGTGATGACCGACGGCGCGGCCTTCTATCAGCTTCAGGAAGAGATCCGCTCGGCGTTCGAATGCACGGTCGTCGACCTGCCGCGCGCGATGCTGGTCCAGTACCCGCACCTGGTCGCGGAGCTTCAGGCCGCGGTGCTCGTCACGGAGTTCACGCTGGCCGCTGCCCGCGACGCGATCCGGCTGTTGTCCTGGTTCAAGTCCAACGCGCCGCACGTCCATGTCGTCGTCGTCGCCAATCGCGTGCCTGCCGCCGCGGCGCTGGAGATCACGCGCAAGGACTTCGAGAGCTCGATCGAGCGCAAGGTCGATTACGTCATCCCCTATGACCAGAAGCTCTGCGCTCAGGCGGCCAAGCTCGGCAAGCCGATGGTCGAGGCCGGTAAGGGATCGAAGACGGTCGCGCCGATCGGCGAGCTGTCGCGCGCGCTGCTGGCCGCGGGCGATGCGGCCGCCGAGGGCGACGCACCCAAGAAGGCGGCGAAGCCTGTCGGCGGCGGCTCGCTGATGTCCAAGCTGACGGCGAAGATGCCGATCAAGCGCAAGAAGTAA
- a CDS encoding Do family serine endopeptidase, which translates to MRHAYAITSALLLGGAAATLAVQPSITSAQTAQNEPGSISAAAPRAGAPMSFADMVAKLQPAVVNISTTQRVTVPSNPFAGTPFEQFFGQQGGGGRPRTQEGQSLGSGFIISADGYVVTNNHVISAGSPNATVESVKVTLADRREFTAKVVGRDPTSDLAVLKIEGATFPFVRFGNSAQARVGDWVVAIGNPFGLGGSVTAGIISSVNRVTGGGPFDRFIQTDASINRGNSGGPLFDMQGNVIGINSQILSPTGGNVGIGFAIPAEQAKPIVDTLMKGRAPQRGYLGVGIQPIDDDLAGALGIERNKGELIARVEPGQAAEKAGIRQGDVIVRVNNRDVDPENSLSYLVANSAPGTRIPIELIRDGRRVNVTATVGTRPTDEELAGFQMDEQNQGQGGDDERTPAVPSAAAALGLTVQPLTPTIARSVGVDATTRGVVVAAVDPSSDAARKGLQRGDVILSVNGQAVLTAADMTRQVAAARSARRPSVVVQMQRRAVNRYLALSLDTASN; encoded by the coding sequence GTGCGTCACGCCTACGCAATCACCAGTGCGCTCCTCCTCGGCGGTGCCGCCGCCACGCTTGCCGTCCAGCCCTCGATCACCTCGGCGCAGACGGCGCAGAACGAACCCGGCTCGATCAGCGCCGCCGCGCCGCGCGCCGGCGCGCCGATGAGCTTTGCCGACATGGTCGCCAAGCTCCAGCCCGCGGTCGTCAACATCTCGACCACGCAGCGCGTGACGGTGCCGTCGAACCCGTTCGCGGGTACGCCGTTCGAGCAGTTCTTCGGCCAGCAGGGCGGCGGTGGTCGTCCTCGGACGCAGGAAGGCCAGTCGCTCGGCTCGGGCTTCATCATCTCGGCCGACGGCTATGTCGTCACCAACAACCACGTCATTTCGGCCGGCTCGCCGAACGCGACCGTCGAATCGGTGAAGGTGACGCTCGCCGACCGGCGTGAGTTTACCGCCAAGGTGGTGGGCCGCGACCCGACGTCCGACCTTGCCGTGCTCAAGATCGAAGGCGCGACCTTCCCGTTCGTGCGCTTCGGTAATTCGGCACAGGCGCGCGTCGGCGACTGGGTGGTCGCGATCGGCAATCCGTTCGGGCTCGGCGGATCGGTGACCGCGGGCATCATCTCGTCGGTCAATCGTGTGACCGGCGGCGGTCCGTTCGACCGCTTCATCCAGACCGATGCCTCGATCAATCGCGGCAACTCGGGTGGCCCGCTGTTCGACATGCAGGGCAACGTCATCGGCATCAACTCGCAGATCCTGTCGCCGACCGGCGGCAACGTCGGCATCGGCTTCGCGATCCCGGCCGAACAGGCCAAGCCGATCGTCGACACGCTGATGAAGGGCCGTGCGCCGCAGCGCGGCTATCTGGGCGTCGGCATCCAGCCGATCGACGACGATCTGGCCGGCGCGCTCGGCATCGAGCGCAACAAGGGCGAACTGATCGCCCGTGTCGAACCTGGCCAGGCGGCCGAGAAAGCGGGCATCCGCCAGGGCGACGTGATCGTCCGCGTCAACAATCGCGACGTGGATCCGGAGAATTCGCTGAGCTATCTCGTTGCGAACTCGGCGCCCGGGACGCGCATCCCGATCGAACTGATCCGCGACGGTCGCCGCGTCAACGTCACCGCGACGGTGGGCACGCGCCCGACCGACGAGGAACTCGCCGGCTTCCAGATGGACGAGCAGAACCAGGGTCAGGGCGGCGACGACGAGCGGACCCCGGCGGTGCCGTCGGCCGCGGCGGCGCTCGGCCTGACCGTCCAGCCGCTGACGCCCACGATCGCGCGATCGGTCGGTGTCGATGCGACGACCCGCGGCGTCGTCGTTGCGGCGGTCGATCCGTCGAGCGATGCGGCGCGCAAGGGCCTTCAGCGCGGCGACGTGATCCTGTCGGTCAACGGCCAGGCGGTGCTCACCGCCGCCGACATGACCCGCCAGGTCGCCGCCGCACGGTCGGCGCGTCGTCCCTCGGTCGTCGTCCAGATGCAGCGCCGGGCGGTCAACCGCTACCTCGCGCTGTCGCTCGACACGGCCAGCAACTGA
- a CDS encoding type II secretion system F family protein, with translation MFGWEATIGAEMMPVLILMLGAALVLGMIAFAFAGPNAAKASGRRLTQVRERHTGLDGVMEAQMRRISTTKATRMDEAFMRFLPNPTQLAKRLAMTGKDWTVGQYGMVTAGLFVAVTFLVWLQGLPFILSLCFGAFLGAFLPHFIVGKAIQRRIAKFTAKFPDAIELLVRGLRSGLPITETMGVVGQEVPGPVGEEFRAVSDKMKIGRTLDAALQETADRLGTPEFQFFVITIAIQRETGGNLAETLANLADVLRKRGQMKLKIKAMSSESKASAYIVGSLPFIVFGLIWFINGNYMQRFFIDERLIVAGLGGMCWMGIGAFIMAKMIDFEI, from the coding sequence ATGTTTGGATGGGAGGCGACCATCGGCGCCGAGATGATGCCGGTTCTGATCCTGATGCTGGGGGCGGCACTCGTCCTCGGCATGATCGCCTTTGCCTTTGCCGGACCCAATGCGGCCAAGGCAAGCGGGCGCCGGCTGACCCAGGTCCGCGAACGCCACACCGGCCTGGACGGGGTGATGGAGGCGCAGATGCGCCGCATCTCCACCACCAAGGCGACGCGGATGGACGAGGCGTTCATGCGCTTCCTCCCCAACCCCACGCAGCTCGCCAAGCGGCTGGCGATGACGGGCAAGGACTGGACCGTCGGTCAGTACGGCATGGTCACCGCCGGGCTGTTCGTCGCGGTGACGTTCCTTGTCTGGCTCCAGGGCCTGCCCTTCATCCTTTCGCTCTGCTTCGGTGCGTTCCTTGGGGCGTTCCTCCCCCACTTCATCGTCGGCAAGGCAATTCAGCGCCGCATCGCCAAGTTCACCGCCAAGTTCCCCGACGCGATCGAGCTGCTCGTCCGCGGCCTGCGCTCCGGCCTGCCGATCACCGAGACGATGGGCGTCGTCGGCCAGGAAGTGCCCGGCCCCGTCGGCGAGGAGTTCCGCGCAGTATCCGACAAGATGAAGATCGGCCGCACGCTCGACGCCGCGCTTCAGGAAACCGCCGATCGCCTCGGCACGCCCGAATTCCAGTTCTTTGTCATCACCATCGCGATCCAGCGCGAGACGGGCGGCAATCTGGCCGAAACGCTCGCCAACCTGGCCGATGTCCTGCGCAAGCGTGGGCAGATGAAGCTCAAGATCAAGGCGATGTCGTCGGAATCCAAGGCGTCGGCCTATATCGTCGGGTCGCTGCCGTTCATCGTGTTCGGGCTGATCTGGTTCATCAACGGCAACTACATGCAGCGCTTCTTCATCGACGAGCGGCTGATCGTCGCGGGTCTGGGCGGCATGTGCTGGATGGGCATCGGCGCCTTCATCATGGCCAAGATGATTGATTTCGAGATCTGA